A genomic segment from Portunus trituberculatus isolate SZX2019 chromosome 14, ASM1759143v1, whole genome shotgun sequence encodes:
- the LOC123503452 gene encoding KICSTOR complex protein kaptin-like isoform X2 codes for MREVPFTYIPAGAEIVSIDAVNRSVIQEDFIIGITIIKKEDGKGQQSHFFNIYSDWDLNSDSALEVVSQNCLTLNLDFVPYYLCHTQTNGKAGWETVWLLSGSDHRIHVYHSDEVSYQEEEGDSPSFPEFSNLTQITLWMDILYSPDKKRRVSAVAGEGGKVEVFGVTLDPLPRVTSSQSVSWDYPVATVNTFRLNNTLPVPEFLKAFRLQDHQDCEEDAVHIAVCTALESCFIYRDFLGSHESCLLPESSAHDVVLCCTVCDIDHDSKNEVLVGTYGQVVLVYKLVEEEEEEEKEKSPAAWKVVHTIKLPCPVLSIAYCDVTGDGCFELIIMTSAGIHIFQHDPRDMAVLVLRRLRTLTEHKTSSMLEA; via the exons ATGAGAGAAGTCCCTTTCACTTACATACCTG CTGGGGCAGAAATAGTGTCCATTGACGCTGTGAACAGATCTGTCATTCAGGAAGATTTCATTATAGGAATCACAATAATAAAG aaagaagatggaaagggtCAGCAGAgtcatttctttaatatatattcTGATTGGGACCTGAACTCAGACAGTGCCTTGGAGGTGGTGTCTCAAAACTGCCTTACTCTCAACTTAGATTTTGTGCCTTACTACCTCTGCCACACACAGACTAATGGCAAGGCTGGATGGGAG ACGGTATGGCTGCTTAGTGGCAGTGACCATCGCATCCATGTGTACCACTCAGATGAGGTGTcctaccaggaggaggaaggagactcACCATCCTTCCCCGAGTTCAgcaaccttactcaaatcactCTGTGGATGGATATCTTATATTCTCCAGATAAAAAGAG ACGTGTATCAGCTGTGGCTGGTGAGGGTGGGAAGGTAGAGGTGTTTGGCGTCACTTTGGATCCTCTGCCACGCGTCAccagcagtcagtcagtgtcaTGGGATTACCCTGTGGCAACAGTCAACACTTTCCGTCTGAACAACACACTGCCAGTCCCTGAGTTTCTCAAAG CTTTCAGATTGCAGGATCACCAGGACTGTGAGGAAGATGCAGTCCACATAGCAGTGTGTACTGCATTGGAGTCTTGCTTTATATACAG gGACTTCTTGGGGTCTCATGAAAGCTGCCTCTTACCTGAGTCAAGTGCACACGATGTAGTGCTGTGCTGCACTGTTTGTGATATTGACCATGACAGCAAGAATGAAGTGCTCGTTGGCACGTATGGGCAA GTAGTGCTGGTATATAAgttggtagaggaggaagaagaggaagagaaggagaaatcaCCTGCTGCATGGAAGGTAGTGCATACTATAAAGCTGCCATGTCCTGTGCTCTCCATAGCATATTGTGATGTTACTGGTGATGGCTGCTTTGAGCTTATCATCATGACCTCTGCAGGGATCCACATTTTTCAG cATGATCCCAGAGACATGGCAGTGCTTGTCCTGAGGAGGCTGAGGACTCTTACTGAACATAAAACTTCCTCAATGCTGGAGGCTTAG
- the LOC123503452 gene encoding KICSTOR complex protein kaptin-like isoform X1, with product METKAKQVTQKEGLNFIDAHFFSLPSQGNIYTLSPLTDAQGYTKLLVASLQRKIYCLEYKNGRPCMREVPFTYIPAGAEIVSIDAVNRSVIQEDFIIGITIIKKEDGKGQQSHFFNIYSDWDLNSDSALEVVSQNCLTLNLDFVPYYLCHTQTNGKAGWETVWLLSGSDHRIHVYHSDEVSYQEEEGDSPSFPEFSNLTQITLWMDILYSPDKKRRVSAVAGEGGKVEVFGVTLDPLPRVTSSQSVSWDYPVATVNTFRLNNTLPVPEFLKAFRLQDHQDCEEDAVHIAVCTALESCFIYRDFLGSHESCLLPESSAHDVVLCCTVCDIDHDSKNEVLVGTYGQVVLVYKLVEEEEEEEKEKSPAAWKVVHTIKLPCPVLSIAYCDVTGDGCFELIIMTSAGIHIFQHDPRDMAVLVLRRLRTLTEHKTSSMLEA from the exons CCTACCATCCCAAGGCAACATTTACACCCTAAGTCCCCTCACAGATGCCCAGGGTTACACAAAGCTGCTGGTGGCCTCACTACAAAGAAAG ATATATTGTTTAGAATACAAGAATGGGCGGCCCTGTATGAGAGAAGTCCCTTTCACTTACATACCTG CTGGGGCAGAAATAGTGTCCATTGACGCTGTGAACAGATCTGTCATTCAGGAAGATTTCATTATAGGAATCACAATAATAAAG aaagaagatggaaagggtCAGCAGAgtcatttctttaatatatattcTGATTGGGACCTGAACTCAGACAGTGCCTTGGAGGTGGTGTCTCAAAACTGCCTTACTCTCAACTTAGATTTTGTGCCTTACTACCTCTGCCACACACAGACTAATGGCAAGGCTGGATGGGAG ACGGTATGGCTGCTTAGTGGCAGTGACCATCGCATCCATGTGTACCACTCAGATGAGGTGTcctaccaggaggaggaaggagactcACCATCCTTCCCCGAGTTCAgcaaccttactcaaatcactCTGTGGATGGATATCTTATATTCTCCAGATAAAAAGAG ACGTGTATCAGCTGTGGCTGGTGAGGGTGGGAAGGTAGAGGTGTTTGGCGTCACTTTGGATCCTCTGCCACGCGTCAccagcagtcagtcagtgtcaTGGGATTACCCTGTGGCAACAGTCAACACTTTCCGTCTGAACAACACACTGCCAGTCCCTGAGTTTCTCAAAG CTTTCAGATTGCAGGATCACCAGGACTGTGAGGAAGATGCAGTCCACATAGCAGTGTGTACTGCATTGGAGTCTTGCTTTATATACAG gGACTTCTTGGGGTCTCATGAAAGCTGCCTCTTACCTGAGTCAAGTGCACACGATGTAGTGCTGTGCTGCACTGTTTGTGATATTGACCATGACAGCAAGAATGAAGTGCTCGTTGGCACGTATGGGCAA GTAGTGCTGGTATATAAgttggtagaggaggaagaagaggaagagaaggagaaatcaCCTGCTGCATGGAAGGTAGTGCATACTATAAAGCTGCCATGTCCTGTGCTCTCCATAGCATATTGTGATGTTACTGGTGATGGCTGCTTTGAGCTTATCATCATGACCTCTGCAGGGATCCACATTTTTCAG cATGATCCCAGAGACATGGCAGTGCTTGTCCTGAGGAGGCTGAGGACTCTTACTGAACATAAAACTTCCTCAATGCTGGAGGCTTAG